The genomic DNA GAGAGCTATGCTGATATATTCTGACTCTTGCTGCCTACGGATTCTCCACCACTCCTACAAAGAGGAAGAGGCCATTCCTTTCATCCCGGATGAGAAGAAGGAAAGGATGATCCACCCGCATCACGAACTTCTCAAGAGGCATCGCTCCGGTGAGAGCAATAGTCACCGAGGTAACTGCTGCTGCCTCAGTGCCTTCCTCGTTGACCTCTAAATTTGACGCAGATGAGCTCCGAAGGTACAATAGGTGCAGAGATTGGTTCTCAGGAGGGGAAAGTGAAAAGCCGCCTCGTGCTTGCCTTTGCGTCCAAAACTGTGGTGCTTGCTTTGCTTCTTTTTGCTACCCAAGCCGTTACCTCGGTACTCCTTGGAGTGGCAACTCCTTCAGGGAAAAGCCCTGCTCTGGGACCGCTTTTTGTCTCTTATCTTGCCCAAGCAGGCGTTCTGAGCCATTTCGTTCTCCGTTCCCCTTGGAGAGGATGGAAACTGTACACGGCGGTGTTTCTCCTCTTTTTCGGGATAACCACCGCCCTGACTCAGGTGGAAACTCTGGTCTTTTTACGGCACTTGGTGGGAATTGTCCCTGAGGGAATGGTCCCTCTTCTTTTCCTCCAGGGTCTCCTCGTTTCTGCCATTTTTTCTTTCTGGCTGGTGCTTATACACGGGAGACTTGGCAGAAAAACGGAGAGTCCGCAAGACGTTTCTCGAGCTCCAAAAGGTTGGGGACTTGGAAAACTGATTCCCCTTGCTCTCCTCTACGTCCTTTTCTATATTGCCTTTGGTTTTCTTGTTTTTCGATCCCTTGCTGGGGAAGCCTTCCAGGAATTCTACGGCGGACTGACTTCCCAACCCCCTTTCCTTTTCATAGTATTCCTCCAGATCCTGCGAGGTCTGGCATTCGTCCTTCTGGCCCTATTAATAGTTCGGGCTACAGAGGCAAAACGTTCTGAAAAAAGCCTCCTTGTAGCCTTGCTCTTTGCAGTACTCATGGGATTCCTACTCCTCCCTCCCAATCCTTATATGCCTGATCGCATTCGCCTGTCCCATTTTGTAGAAGTAACTACTTCCAACTTTCTTTTCGGTTGGCTTGCCGGATGGTTGCTGAGTGACTGAAGAAGAGCCCCGAGATTCTTATTTGACTTTTTTCTGCCATAGTGCTACCGTTACCTCATCTCACCGGAGGTAACGTGAAAGTCACTTCAAAATTTATCTTGCCTGGAGCGTTGCTCCTGCTCACGTATGCCTTTGGCTTTTGGTTGAGTTCCGGTAGATAGCAGAAGGAAGGGTTATGAGGCCCGATCCGGTGAGGGAACTTCTGCAAGCGGGGAGATCCTGCATCTGAAAAGGAGATAAAAATGAATCCAAGGTTGGTTCGCCCACTCAGTCTCTCAGGCATCGTTGCAGCTGTGTTTTATTTCCTCCACGTATATTTCGGCACACGAAGCTACCCCAATTACAGTAGCATGAGCCAAGCAGTGAGCGATCTCACCGCAACGGATGCACCCTCCTTTGTTGTTGCTTCAAGGTTTTCAGCGCTCTATTCCATGTTTTCTGTTCTTGGCTGCACATCCCTTTGTCTCATAGTTGTAAACCAGATAAATAAGACTTTTAGACTTGGCATCTATCTCTACGCAGTTATGAACTGGGTATCCGGTATCGGTTACATCTTGTTTCCACTCAGCAGCAAAGGTTACCAGGGCACCTTTCAAGACGTAATGCATTTTTACGTCATAACAATTGTCGTGGTGTCCCTCTCCCTCGTTTCCTTGACATTAATATTCGTTGGCGGACGAAAGAACAAGGAAACGAAGGTAATAGCAATTTTGGGTTTCATTGTGCTGCTCTCAATGTTCTTGGGGTCAATCGGCAGTGGCGTTGCCCCCAAAGAGTACTTTGGCCTGTTCGAGCGCTTCAGTGTTTTCAGCGTTGTAATCTACACAGCGCTACTGAGTCTGTTTGGATATACCTATGAGGGTTCTCGGACGTCACCAGCGTAATGCCATCGCTGTGCAGGCATTACGGCATGCGTAAGCGAAGCCAAATGTTGGATACTTTTGGGATGAACGCCGAAAATCGAGTTTTGGGTTGGAAAATGCTCAAGGGAGGCGAACATGTCAGAACCCGTTCTTTTGGTGTATGCAACGCGTTACGGCTCAACCAAAGAAGTGGCCGAGGTAGTTGCAGCAACACTGCGTGAACAGGGGTTTGAAGTAGACCTTCAGCCCATGCGGAAAGCGCAGACACTCGAAGGGTATTGTGCTGTTGTGCTCGGAGCACCGCTCTATATCGGCAGGCTGCACAAGGACGCGCGACGTTTCTTGATGCAGCATCGTGGAGTCCTATCAAAACGGCCCGTTGCCATCTTTGCTCTTGGGCCTATCCGCAATGATGAGCAAGAGTGGCAGGAAGCTTGTGCCCAGCTCAAGAGGGAGATCGCAAAGTTTTCCTGGCTTACGCCAGTTGCTCTTGAAATGTTTGGCGGCAAATACGATCCCACGACGTTACACTTTCCCGATAGCTTACTCGCCAGCTTGCCCGCCAGCCCTCTCCACAACCAGCCAGCCAGCGACGCGCGAGATTGGACTGCAATCCGTACCTGGGCAAGCAACCTGATCGTCGCCCTTCAACCTACCCTGGCATCAAGGAACAAAGGCGAGCAGAACCATCTTTAGAATCCCAGGAATGAGCCATGGTTTCTGTCAGCTAAGGTCGAAGCACAGTGTCCTCACCATTGGACTTATATTACCGGCTTACAGAGTGCTAAAATAGTGCAAATCTACGACCGTATAAGGGCTTGCTTTCGGTGATGCTCATGCATGCAAGCCTCACTGCGAGCTCACTGATTCTTGGGCCTCTGGCGAAGCGGGAGGACCTCTCTTGTTCTGTGACCTCGTATTGGCCCTTGCGTGGTGGCTCGCTGGTGGAGGTCGTCGTGGCCAACGGCGGATAGCTTGAAAGGAATAGGGTCGGTCAAATTCCTTAGGATTACAGTTTAACAGCAATTTGTAGCCGGCACTATTCCGCTGTATTCTGCAGTACAAAGGAGGCGTGCTTATGTCAGCACTTGCCGGTATAAGGGGTTACGACGAATCGTACCACATTGTTGAGAAAATGCTTCACCCCATTGCGCACCGTGGTGGCGATGTACGCAGGCGGGTAGAAGGGAATGGCATACTCATGGGGATGTCGCTTCACGAGATCGAACAGTCCTTCACAGTCTCTCGTGAGGGAAGTACTGTGGTTTGGGATGGTATGCCACCCTCAGAAATAGACCTTCGGGTGCTCTCTCACTGGCCGGTTCCCTTTGTTGTTGCAGCCATCCAGGATGGTGACCTGTTCATCGCCCGTGATCTCCTGGGAGTGAAACCTCTCTACTTCGGGAAGTCAGGGGAAGCGCTGGGTTTTGCTTCGGAAGTGAAGGCGCTTCTTCAGTTCACCAGCGACGTGCACGAATTTCCACCGGGACATTTTTATACCCCGCGTCAGGGATTCCAACCTTTCGCCACCATTCAGACAGGGAATTTTCTTGACGACGACGAAGACACGATGGTAGCAGAGCTCAAAAATCGACTGGAACAGGCTATCCAGAGGTGGCTGGTGACGGATACGCCGGGAATATGGCTATCCGGCGGGGTGGATTCATCGGTCATTGCCACTTTGCTCAGACCAAGGGTTACAAAACTCCAGTCGTTCGTCATTGGTTTACCCGGTGCAACAGATCTGGAATATGGGCAGGCAGTAGCCAGCATCCTCCAGACCGACCACCATGCCCATACAATCTCCTTGGACGATGTGCTTGCCGTGCTGCCTGATGTGATTTACACGCTGGAGTCTTTTGATGCTCTTCTGGTTCGTTCTTCGGTGACGCATTACCTGATTTCCAAGATTGCATCAGAATACGTAGAAATCATCTTTACCGGTGAAGGAGGTGATGAGCTGTTCGCCGGCTATGATTACATGAAGCATTACACTCTCGAGCAACTCCCTTCCATCCTGGAACAGGCGGTGAGGAGTTTGCATAACACCGCCTTTCAGCGTGTGGATCGTTGTGCCGGTGCCCATGGACTTCTTCCGTGCTTCCCCTTTGCCGATAGAGATGTGGTTGAGTATGCACTTCGTATCCCGCCCGAGTACAAACTGCATCGGCGGTCAGGTAGAGTGATCGAGAAGTGGATCCTGCGCCGGGTGGTGGAACAGGATCTGCCCGAGACGGTGCTCTGGCGTCCCAAGACCAAGTTCTGGCAGGGAACCGGGTTACAGCAGTTATTGAGCGAGTATGCAGATTCGCACGTCTCAGACCATGACTTCGAACGGGAGCGGCGCCTGTCAAATGGCTGGGTATTGGCGTCCAAGGAAGAACTTATGTACTATCGCATCTTCAAGGAATTCTTCGGCAAGGTGTCTAATCTCGATTGGATGGGACGAACGCAAGTTCCCGTGGTCTCTGGAAGTTGATTCCGGGTGGATGGAAGGAGCGAGTTCTATGGGGAATTCGAGGATTCCTGAGGAGTGCGGTCTCGAACCCTTCGCCCTTCCTCCTCGTTTCCCCGCATCGGGGGAGTGGTGGAACGGCTGAATCGGACCTTCCGGGAAGAAGCGCGCATTGGAGAAGACCCATTGGAGTTCAGAGAGAAGACTCCTGGGAGTACCTGAGGGATACTGGAATTGTAGAGTGTCCCACATGATGTGAACCTAAACACCCAGTTGACAGACAAGAAACTTTTGGGTATAAAGGGAGCAAAGAATCTTTTTTCACTCAAAGAATTATGGCGCCCACCTACCAGAAGCGGGTACGGGAGGAAAATCTCAAAAAGGTCCTCCGGTTCATCCACCGGGTGGGGAGAACGAGCCGTCTAACCATTGCTCGAGAGTTCCACCTGAGTCCTGCTACAGTTACAAGTCTTGTTGCCGAACTCAAAAGACGAGGTCTTGTGTGCGAGAATGGCTTCGGCGAATCCATAGGAGGAAGGAAGCCGGCTATTCTTGAGTTCAACACCGAATGGGCCTGGGTAGTGGCAGCTAAAATCGGAGCCAAAAGAGTCCGGGTGGGCCTTGCAAACCTCAAGGGTGAACTGAAGAGTAAAATCATTGAGCCCATCGCATCGCTGCGTTTTGAGGACGTAGTAGGGCAAATCATCCGTATGGTGCACTCACTCTTTGAATCTACACCGCATCCACAGATTCTGGGCATGGGGGTCTGCTGTCCAGGAGTCATTGACCGGGAAAAGGGGGAAGTCATCAAAGCGGTGAATTTGGGCTGGCAGAATGTTCCCCTGCAGAAGCTCCTTGCCGAGCACTTCCAGTGGCCCGTTTTTGTAGAAGATGGTGCTGATGCCGGTGCCCTGGGAGAGAAATGGTTTGGAAACGGCAGGGACGTTAAAAACCTCATCTATGTGGTCCTGGGAAACGGTATCGGTGCAGGCGTCATCCTCAATGGAGAACTCTACACCGGACACCAGTACGTGGCGGGGGAATTTGGACATGCAAGCATCGATTTCTCCGGTCCTCTGTGCCCCTGTGGGAACCGGGGATGCCTTGAGCTCTACGCTTCGGCTCCGGCGATTGTCCGAAGGGTTAAAGAAGCTATTGAGAGAGGAGAAAGAACCATTATCCCAAGCCTTGTGGAGGCTCGAGGTGAGCTCTCGGGCGAAATCATCACTGAAGCAGCGCACCTTGGGGATGCCTTGGCCCTCCGCGTTTTTCGGGAAACTGGGGAGCTCCTCGGCCAGGCCATAGGGAATCTCGTGAGCGTTTTCGATCCGGAGATGGTCATCATCGGGGGAGGTCTTTCCCTTGCGCATCCGGTGTTCTTTGAGACCATCGCCGAAACCGTAAAGCACCAGTCCCTTTTCCTCCATCGCAAGCCCGTTGCAGTTCAGCGAGCCTTCTTCGGAGGGGATTCGGAACTCGTGGGAGCAGCGGCGCTCACTGTGGAACGGATTTTCGGTGCTCGTGTCCCAACTGCCGAAAAGGAGGGAGAGCAATGAAAAAAGGTATCAACCAGTGGGCTTTTCCTGCAGGTACGACATTCCGAGAGATTTTTGAGCTGGCCAAACGGTTCGGTTTCCAGGGTCTTGAACTCTGCCCGGATGAAGAAGGACCCTTCCCCTTAAAGCCTGGGAAGGACGTCTTGCACGAACTCCGCTCCCTCTCCCAGGAAACCGGAGTAGCCATCCGGAGCTTGGCTACCGGGCTTTTCTGGAAGTACAACCTTGCCTCTCCGGAGGAATCCCGACGAAGAAAGGCCAAAGACGTGGTGAAGGCACTCGTTGACCTTGCCCATGAACTCTCGGTACCTTCTGTCCTTGTCATCCCCGGATACGTCCACGTTCCCTGGGACCCCTCTTCGGAACTTGTTCCCTACGATGATGTNNNNNNNNNNGCATTCAGGAAGTTCTTCCTCATGCTCAAAACGCCCAAGTTACTTTAGCCCTGGAGAACGTCTGGAACGAGTGCTTCCTCTCCCCCATTGAGTTTGCCAGCTTCATCGACTCCTTTGAGAGTCCTTTCGTCCGGGCCCAGTTTGATACTGGCAACGTGGTCCTCTTTGGGTACCCAGAGCAGTGGATTGCTATCCTCGGGAAGCGCATCGCCACAGTCCACGTGAAGGACTTCAAGAAGGCCGTGGGGACTCTTGAGGGATTCTGCCTTCCCCTTGAAGGCG from Candidatus Caldatribacterium sp. includes the following:
- a CDS encoding ROK family transcriptional regulator, which gives rise to MAPTYQKRVREENLKKVLRFIHRVGRTSRLTIAREFHLSPATVTSLVAELKRRGLVCENGFGESIGGRKPAILEFNTEWAWVVAAKIGAKRVRVGLANLKGELKSKIIEPIASLRFEDVVGQIIRMVHSLFESTPHPQILGMGVCCPGVIDREKGEVIKAVNLGWQNVPLQKLLAEHFQWPVFVEDGADAGALGEKWFGNGRDVKNLIYVVLGNGIGAGVILNGELYTGHQYVAGEFGHASIDFSGPLCPCGNRGCLELYASAPAIVRRVKEAIERGERTIIPSLVEARGELSGEIITEAAHLGDALALRVFRETGELLGQAIGNLVSVFDPEMVIIGGGLSLAHPVFFETIAETVKHQSLFLHRKPVAVQRAFFGGDSELVGAAALTVERIFGARVPTAEKEGEQ
- a CDS encoding flavodoxin domain-containing protein — encoded protein: MSEPVLLVYATRYGSTKEVAEVVAATLREQGFEVDLQPMRKAQTLEGYCAVVLGAPLYIGRLHKDARRFLMQHRGVLSKRPVAIFALGPIRNDEQEWQEACAQLKREIAKFSWLTPVALEMFGGKYDPTTLHFPDSLLASLPASPLHNQPASDARDWTAIRTWASNLIVALQPTLASRNKGEQNHL
- a CDS encoding sugar phosphate isomerase/epimerase is translated as MKKGINQWAFPAGTTFREIFELAKRFGFQGLELCPDEEGPFPLKPGKDVLHELRSLSQETGVAIRSLATGLFWKYNLASPEESRRRKAKDVVKALVDLAHELSVPSVLVIPGYVHVPWDPSSELVPYDDVXXXAFRKFFLMLKTPKLL
- a CDS encoding asparagine synthase, whose product is MSALAGIRGYDESYHIVEKMLHPIAHRGGDVRRRVEGNGILMGMSLHEIEQSFTVSREGSTVVWDGMPPSEIDLRVLSHWPVPFVVAAIQDGDLFIARDLLGVKPLYFGKSGEALGFASEVKALLQFTSDVHEFPPGHFYTPRQGFQPFATIQTGNFLDDDEDTMVAELKNRLEQAIQRWLVTDTPGIWLSGGVDSSVIATLLRPRVTKLQSFVIGLPGATDLEYGQAVASILQTDHHAHTISLDDVLAVLPDVIYTLESFDALLVRSSVTHYLISKIASEYVEIIFTGEGGDELFAGYDYMKHYTLEQLPSILEQAVRSLHNTAFQRVDRCAGAHGLLPCFPFADRDVVEYALRIPPEYKLHRRSGRVIEKWILRRVVEQDLPETVLWRPKTKFWQGTGLQQLLSEYADSHVSDHDFERERRLSNGWVLASKEELMYYRIFKEFFGKVSNLDWMGRTQVPVVSGS
- a CDS encoding TIM barrel protein, producing IQEVLPHAQNAQVTLALENVWNECFLSPIEFASFIDSFESPFVRAQFDTGNVVLFGYPEQWIAILGKRIATVHVKDFKKAVGTLEGFCLPLEGDVHWREVMQALRNIPYDDYLIAEFIPPYRYSTEALLANLSYNMDVLIGLAQGR
- a CDS encoding DUF998 domain-containing protein, translated to MNPRLVRPLSLSGIVAAVFYFLHVYFGTRSYPNYSSMSQAVSDLTATDAPSFVVASRFSALYSMFSVLGCTSLCLIVVNQINKTFRLGIYLYAVMNWVSGIGYILFPLSSKGYQGTFQDVMHFYVITIVVVSLSLVSLTLIFVGGRKNKETKVIAILGFIVLLSMFLGSIGSGVAPKEYFGLFERFSVFSVVIYTALLSLFGYTYEGSRTSPA